A DNA window from Megalobrama amblycephala isolate DHTTF-2021 linkage group LG11, ASM1881202v1, whole genome shotgun sequence contains the following coding sequences:
- the tmem165 gene encoding transmembrane protein 165 — protein sequence MPLRAGERHGSGRFKCFLVLLNIVLFSVGVTATQEENKVIHEEQPAELQKATTGHAPGPEMIINEPNNGNLGFIHAFVAAISVIIVSELGDKTFFIAAIMAMRYNRLTVLAGAMLALGLMTCLSVLFGYATTIIPRIYTYYISTALFAIFGVRMLREGLRMSADEGQEELEEVQAEIKKKDEELQRYKMANGAPDVEAGSTANLLPQRKWHSVISPIFVQALTLTFLAEWGDRSQLATIVLAAREDPFGVAVGGTLGHCLCTGLAVIGGRMVAQKISVRTVTIIGGIVFLAFAFSALFIKPDSGF from the exons ATGCCTCTCCGGGCCGGCGAGCGGCATGGCAGTGGCAGGTTTAAATGCTTCCTTGTTCTACTTAACATTGTGTTGTTTTCAGTCGGAGTTACAGCAACTCAAGaagagaataaagtcattcacGAGGAGCAGCCCGCGGAG CTGCAGAAGGCAACCACTGGTCATGCTCCCGGCCCGGAAATGATCATCAATGAACCCAATAATGGAAACCTGGGGTTTATTCATGCCTTCGTGGCAGCCATCTCAGTTATCATTGTCTCTGAACTGGGAGACAAGACGTTCTTCATTGCAGCCATCATGGCTATGCGCTACAATCGCCTCACTGTTTTGGCGGGTGCCATGTTGGCCTTGGGACTCATGACATGTCTGTCAG TACTGTTTGGTTACGCCACCACCATTATCCCACGGATCTACACCTACTACATATCAACAGCACTGTTTGCCATCTTTGGTGTGAGGATGCTGAGGGAAGGACTGAGGATGAGTGCTGATGAAGGGCAAGAGGAGCTGGAGGAGGTCCAGGCTGAGATAAAGAAAAAAGATGAGGAG CTTCAGCGCTATAAGATGGCCAACGGCGCACCAGATGTGGAAGCGGGGTCGACGGCGAACTTGTTGCCTCAGAGGAAGTGGCACAGTGTGATCTCACCCATATTCGTTCAGGCACTCACCCTCACCTTCCTCGCCGAATGGGGTGACCGCTCTCAGCTTGCAACCATTGTGCTGGCTGCAAGAGAG GATCCATTTGGAGTAGCAGTTGGGGGAACTTTGGGACACTGTCTGTGCACAGGACTGGCTGTTATCGGTGGAAGGATGGTGGCTCAGAAGATCTCTGTCAGAACCG TTACAATCATTGGTGGGATCGTTTTCCTCGCCTTTGCGTTCTCTGCCCTCTTTATCAAGCCCGATTCTGGATTCTGA
- the srd5a3 gene encoding LOW QUALITY PROTEIN: polyprenol reductase (The sequence of the model RefSeq protein was modified relative to this genomic sequence to represent the inferred CDS: inserted 1 base in 1 codon): MHTIAIVNIIWFLLALCFIVAFCLYKFSLKLPNRLEDVFQDLIRYGKTKENIKRPSWQLVFDVSKRCFSHFYAVSVMWNGLLLLFSIRSVVMRETLPDWLIDALCCLTGNPRDAWNELHLSILLIQVLLWVHSXRRLLECLFVSVFSNGVIHIVQYAFGLGYYVLLGLTVLCINASLPQSGAVPFFKQLTWYHVIGTFVFIWASLLQHSSLSLLAKMRTDNSGKVETLAHKMPHGGWFELVSCPHYLAELLIYVAMSACCGCSSLTWWLVVLYVLYNQALAAQLCHDYYRSKFETYPRQRKAFIPFVL; this comes from the exons ATGCATACAATAGCAATAGTTAATATTATATGGTTTTTGCTAGCGCTATGTTTTATTGTAGCCTTTTGCCTATATAAGTTTTCGTTGAAACTCCCTAACAGGCTCGAGGACGTGTTTCAGGATTTAATCCGATATGGGAAAACTAAGGAAAACATCAAACGCCCAAGCTGGCAGCTCGTTTTTGACGTATCAAAGAG GTGTTTCTCTCATTTCTATGCGGTGTCTGTCATGTGGAATGGGCTGCTCCTACTGTTCTCCATACGTTCTGTCGTCATGAGGGAGACACTCCCTGATTGGCTAATTGACGCGCTTTGCTGTTTGACTGGCAACCCAAGAGATGCTTGGAACG AGTTACATCTGTCCATTCTGCTTATACAAGTGCTACTGTGGGTCCATT TTAGACGGCTGTTGGAGTGTCTGTTTGTCAGCGTATTCTCTAATGGTGTGATCCATATAGTCCAGTACGCATTTGGTTTGGGTTACTATGTCCTACTTGGACTAACTGTCCTGTGTATAAATGCCTCTCTGCCACAATCAG GTGCTGTTCCTTTCTTTAAACAGCTCACATGGTATCATGTAATCGGGACTTTTGTTTTCATCTGGGCATCACTCCTCCAGCACTCGTCCCTCTCACTGCTGGCCAAGATGAGGACTGACAACTCGG GTAAAGTAGAGACTCTGGCCCACAAGATGCCACATGGGGGCTGGTTTGAGCTAGTCTCTTGTCCGCATTACCTGGCTGAGCTTCTGATTTATGTTGCCATGAGTGCCTGTTGTGGCTGCAGTTCATTAACCTGGTGGCTGGTGGTACTGTATGTGCTCTATAACCAGGCACTGGCTGCACAGCTCTGTCATGATTACTACAGGAGCAAGTTTGAGACATATCCACGTCAACGCAAAGCTTTTATACCCTTTGTCCTGTGA